Genomic window (Bacillus sp. BGMRC 2118):
CAAACTTTACGAATATAATGTTGATCCACTTCATACATGGCAATCGCTTCAGTATTATTTCCGTTTACTCTACCTGTTACATATTCATGATCAATAACGATATTCCCTTTTACAAGACGATATTTCAACTCAGCATGTTGGTTCGGATTTTTTAAGAATAGGTTATGATATCTTGTTCTAAACTCTTCCTTGCCTTGTAGAGTAATTTCATTAGACGGAAAATCCATTACAACTATATCGTCAGCATAAATAGAAACAAATGCTTCAATGTCTTGCTTGTTATATGCATCTAATTGTTTTTGAGCTAACTGATCTGGTGTATACATATTTTATTCTCCCTTTATATTATTGAAGCGTTGGACAGAACGACGATGGTCATCATAAAACTCAGTAAATGTATTATTTGTATAAGACTTAATTATTCCTCTCCAAAATGCTTGAGCCCTATAGTTTGTCTCGATTTGTGTTATATTCCAACGACCTTTGTATTGGTTAAAAATTTGAAAAGCAGCTGCTTTCCCTAGACCAAGCCCTTCGTACCGTTTTAAGATGAAGAATTGCTCAATTTGAAAATCATATTCATACTTATCCATTCTTTGTACAATACAAAATCCAACAATCTTGTTTTCCCTGTAAATAAAATAAGCGTCATAAAACTCTGTAAAGTATTCCTCTAATTGATTAAATCCAAATTTTCCGTCCATCCCTACATCTATATTTAAATAAGGACTAAATTCATACACGTAATACTCAAATAAATTACCAAGTTTCTCTTTCTCCTCATATGTTACGTTACGTATCTCTACCATAGATTCCCCTTTATTTCTTTAATGCTATTTCAGCCATTTTAAGT
Coding sequences:
- a CDS encoding steroid delta-isomerase; translated protein: MYTPDQLAQKQLDAYNKQDIEAFVSIYADDIVVMDFPSNEITLQGKEEFRTRYHNLFLKNPNQHAELKYRLVKGNIVIDHEYVTGRVNGNNTEAIAMYEVDQHYIRKVWFVK
- a CDS encoding GNAT family N-acetyltransferase, translating into MVEIRNVTYEEKEKLGNLFEYYVYEFSPYLNIDVGMDGKFGFNQLEEYFTEFYDAYFIYRENKIVGFCIVQRMDKYEYDFQIEQFFILKRYEGLGLGKAAAFQIFNQYKGRWNITQIETNYRAQAFWRGIIKSYTNNTFTEFYDDHRRSVQRFNNIKGE